Part of the Candidatus Binataceae bacterium genome, GCTGTGGGTTGAGATGCCGATGATCATTTTCGATTCGATCAGCTTGCGTGCGGCCTCGATCGGGAGGTCGTCCTGGCCCAGATGAACGCCGTCGGCGCCCGACAGTATCGCGAGATCAACGCGATCGTTGACTATGAACGTCGCGCCGCGTCTGCGGTTTAGCTCCGCGATCACACGGGCGGCGGCGAGGATGTCGCGCGCGGATGCGTTCTTCATCCGCAGCTGCATCACACGAGCGCCTGCTTCTAGGTAAAGTTGCGCGAGCGCGACCGGCTCGTGGCCGGCCGCCGTATCGATCATCGCGTAGAAATGCGAATCGAACTTGAACGTCATCCGCGCGGATAACGTGTCAGCACGATCTTGTGATCGGTGATTTTTTTGCGCAGCGTGTTGCGATTCAGCCCGAGCATCCGCGCCGCACGCACCTGATTGCCGCTTGCGCGCTTGAGCGCCATCTCGATAAGCGGCCGCTCAATTTCGGCGACCAGCTTGTGATAGAGATCGCGCGGCTCATCACTGCCAGGCGAATCGAACCATGATGCGATACGACCCGTGATCACCTCGGCCAGGTTCGACTGATCGTCGACGCGCCCCACCGCGATTGGCGCGACCGTGGTTGGCGACAGTTCGATATCCTCGGCGCGAATCGTAGTGCCGGGCGCGAGCAGCGCCGCGCGCATGACAGCGTTCTCAAGCTCGCGGACGTTGCCGGGCCATTCGTAGGAAAGCAGCTTGCCTCGCGCCTCGGGGCTGACGGCGCTCACGCGCGCGCCCATCTCCTGCACGGCCTTGCCGACGAAATAATCGCTGAGCTCGGAAATATCTTCGCGGCGCTCGCGCAGCGGCGGCATGCTGATCGGAATGACGCGCAGGCGGAAGTAGAGGTCTTCGCGAAACTGGCGCGCCGCCACGAGCTTCTGCAGATCCTGGTTCGTCGCGGCGATCACGCGCGCCTTCACCTTCAACGTCTCTACGCTGCCGACGCGGGAGAACTCGCGCTCCTGCAGTACCCGCAACAGCTTGGGCTGGAGTTCGAGCGGTAGGTCGCCGATTTCATCAAGGAAGATCGTGCCCGCATCGGCCATCTCGAATTTGCCCGCGCGGCGCTCGGTTGCGCCCGTGAACGAGCCGCGCTCATGACCGAACAGTTCGCTTTCGAGCAGACCTTGCGGGATCGCCGAGCAGTTGACGGCCACGAACGGCGAGCGCCATCGCGATGACTTGAAGTGAATCGCGCGCGCGACCAGCTCCTTGCCGGTGCCGCTCTCGCCGCTCAGCAGCACGGTCGCATCGTTGGTGACGACGCGGCCGATGAGCTTGTACACCTCCTGCATCGCAGGACTGCGGCCGACGATTTCGCCGCCGACGAGCTGGCGATTTACCTCGTCCTTGAGACGATCGAGATCGGCGGCCTGCGCTGCTACTTCGACACCGCGCTTTATTGCCGCCGCTACCAGGTCGAGATTCGCGAACGGCTTGGTCATGTAATCGTGAGCACCGCGCTTCATCGCCTCGACGGCGTTGTTCATCGTGCTGGCCGCGGTAATGACGAGG contains:
- the thiE gene encoding thiamine phosphate synthase translates to MTFKFDSHFYAMIDTAAGHEPVALAQLYLEAGARVMQLRMKNASARDILAAARVIAELNRRRGATFIVNDRVDLAILSGADGVHLGQDDLPIEAARKLIESKMIIGISTHSVEQARAAEASGADYIGFGPMYPGGLKENASGKGLAMLQEVRAAVRIPIVAIGGITEARVPEVLTAGANAAAIITDVIRAPDIAAKVRSILAIS
- a CDS encoding sigma-54 dependent transcriptional regulator, which codes for MAAGDITFAERLKDPSGAAAILIADDDPAIRLVLRHRLEADGYRVEEAPDSQSALEALRSNRFDVALLDIIMPGTGGLEVLSAAKAENVRTLILVITAASTMNNAVEAMKRGAHDYMTKPFANLDLVAAAIKRGVEVAAQAADLDRLKDEVNRQLVGGEIVGRSPAMQEVYKLIGRVVTNDATVLLSGESGTGKELVARAIHFKSSRWRSPFVAVNCSAIPQGLLESELFGHERGSFTGATERRAGKFEMADAGTIFLDEIGDLPLELQPKLLRVLQEREFSRVGSVETLKVKARVIAATNQDLQKLVAARQFREDLYFRLRVIPISMPPLRERREDISELSDYFVGKAVQEMGARVSAVSPEARGKLLSYEWPGNVRELENAVMRAALLAPGTTIRAEDIELSPTTVAPIAVGRVDDQSNLAEVITGRIASWFDSPGSDEPRDLYHKLVAEIERPLIEMALKRASGNQVRAARMLGLNRNTLRKKITDHKIVLTRYPRG